The Staphylococcus carnosus genome has a segment encoding these proteins:
- a CDS encoding haloacid dehalogenase type II gives MYKVIVFDAYGTLFDTLSVKEKLNEFAGDKSEAVSKLWRNTQLKHTFLRQVMERYIPFDDITKQALEYALEQSKVPYNHQDINTIFDEYLKLNVFKEVPNALKSLMDLQKKLSVFSNGNMDMLDPVIENVGISDKLDSIISANDIKQYKPSPASYALILKYYPVKRDEVLFVSSNTWDITGAANFGFDTAWVNRNQNLFDKNGALPKITVQDLDELVHWLKLN, from the coding sequence ATGTATAAAGTAATTGTATTTGATGCTTATGGAACGTTATTTGATACATTATCTGTAAAAGAAAAGTTAAATGAGTTTGCGGGAGATAAGAGTGAGGCAGTATCTAAATTATGGCGTAATACTCAGCTGAAACATACCTTTTTACGCCAAGTAATGGAACGATATATACCCTTTGATGATATTACAAAACAAGCATTAGAATATGCACTCGAACAAAGTAAAGTACCTTATAATCATCAAGATATTAATACAATTTTTGACGAGTACTTGAAACTCAATGTATTTAAAGAAGTTCCTAACGCACTTAAGTCATTAATGGACTTACAAAAAAAGTTATCTGTTTTTTCAAATGGTAACATGGATATGTTAGATCCTGTGATTGAAAATGTTGGTATTTCAGACAAATTAGATTCCATCATCAGTGCAAATGATATTAAACAATATAAGCCAAGCCCAGCAAGCTACGCGCTTATTTTAAAATACTATCCTGTAAAACGTGACGAAGTACTTTTCGTTTCATCTAATACTTGGGATATCACTGGTGCAGCTAATTTTGGTTTTGATACCGCTTGGGTAAATCGCAACCAAAATCTTTTCGATAAAAATGGAGCATTACCTAAGATTACAGTTCAAGATTTAGACGAACTAGTTCATTGGTTGAAACTTAATTAA
- the arcA gene encoding arginine deiminase, whose protein sequence is MNEHPIKVNSEIGKLKTVLLKRPGKELENLVPEYLGELLFDDIPYLKVAQEEHDKFAQTLRDEGIEVVYLEDLAAEAIEEPEVRKQFIEDVLAESEETLLGHEDAVRTLFEDLDNKELVEKVMSGVRKEEIPLEKEHLIEYLDDSYPFYMNPMPNLYFTRDPQASIGNGMTINRMYWPARRRESIFFTYILKHHPRFKDADVPVWLDRNSPYNIEGGDELVLSEEVVAVGISERTSAQAIERLARHIFANPESKIKKIVAIEIANTRAFMHLDTVFTMIDYDKFTIHSAIEKKGDDMNIFTIEPSDDGKDIKITKSSNLKETLKDALGLDEITFIPTGDGDPIVGPREQWNDGSNTLTIRPGVVVTYDRNYVSNQLLRDNGIKVIEITGSELVRGRGGPRCMSQPLYREDI, encoded by the coding sequence ATGAATGAACATCCAATTAAAGTAAATAGTGAGATCGGAAAATTGAAAACGGTGTTGCTTAAACGTCCTGGTAAAGAATTAGAAAATTTAGTACCTGAGTATCTTGGCGAATTATTATTTGATGATATCCCATACTTGAAAGTAGCCCAAGAAGAACATGATAAATTCGCTCAAACGCTTCGTGATGAAGGTATAGAAGTTGTTTATCTTGAAGACTTAGCAGCAGAAGCAATTGAAGAGCCAGAAGTGCGCAAACAATTTATCGAAGATGTTTTAGCGGAATCTGAAGAAACTTTATTAGGCCACGAAGATGCGGTGAGAACATTATTCGAAGACTTAGATAATAAAGAATTAGTAGAAAAAGTAATGTCAGGTGTGCGCAAAGAAGAAATTCCTTTAGAGAAAGAACACCTTATAGAATACTTAGATGATTCTTATCCATTCTACATGAACCCAATGCCAAACTTGTACTTCACTCGCGACCCGCAAGCATCTATCGGCAATGGTATGACAATTAATAGAATGTATTGGCCAGCTCGCCGTAGAGAATCTATTTTCTTCACATATATTTTAAAACATCATCCACGTTTCAAAGATGCAGACGTGCCGGTGTGGTTAGATCGTAATTCACCATACAATATTGAAGGTGGAGATGAATTAGTATTATCAGAAGAAGTTGTAGCAGTGGGCATCTCAGAAAGAACATCAGCGCAAGCAATTGAAAGATTAGCAAGACATATTTTTGCTAACCCTGAATCTAAAATCAAAAAAATCGTAGCAATTGAAATTGCGAATACAAGAGCTTTCATGCATCTCGATACAGTATTTACAATGATTGATTACGATAAATTCACAATCCATTCTGCTATTGAGAAAAAAGGTGACGATATGAATATCTTCACTATCGAACCAAGTGATGACGGTAAAGATATTAAGATTACTAAATCATCTAATTTAAAAGAAACATTAAAAGATGCTTTAGGTTTAGATGAAATCACTTTTATCCCAACTGGAGATGGAGATCCGATTGTCGGTCCGCGTGAACAATGGAATGACGGTTCTAACACATTAACAATTCGTCCAGGTGTTGTTGTCACTTATGATCGCAACTATGTTTCTAACCAATTATTGCGTGATAACGGTATTAAAGTAATCGAAATTACAGGTAGTGAATTGGTTCGCGGTAGAGGGGGCCCTCGTTGCATGAGTCAACCGTTATACCGTGAAGATATCTAA
- a CDS encoding thiolase family protein, whose product MQEAMIIEAKRTPIGRYGGALKHLEPEDLLKPLIHELTDLHEDIPSHIDDVIIGNTVGNGGNIARKSLLHAGLPQQIPGMTVDRQCGSGLEAINLACRLIQSRAGSIYLAGGVESVSRAPWKIQKPQSLYEKQPPEIYERAPFTPTEYGDPSMLEAAENVAQMYQISRERQDDWAARSHNLYHQYQSEIVREITPLKVHGEMLEVDESPKQNITAERLGRLKPVFPEGTVTVGNACPKSDGASLVLVMSETKAKELGLIPKLRFVDSEVAGVNPKVLGIGPVPAAERTLERQGWSVSDLDWTAFNEAFSSQVLASIDLLSLQEAKVNPYGGALAEGHPYGASGANLVARLVTIQKYHLGNKLMAAIGIGGGMGIASLFESVK is encoded by the coding sequence ATGCAAGAAGCTATGATTATTGAAGCAAAACGGACACCAATTGGACGTTATGGAGGAGCATTGAAACATCTTGAACCTGAAGATTTGTTGAAACCTTTGATTCATGAATTGACTGATTTGCATGAGGATATTCCATCGCATATAGATGATGTCATTATCGGAAATACAGTTGGTAATGGCGGGAATATTGCTCGTAAATCTTTATTGCATGCTGGTTTACCGCAACAAATTCCTGGAATGACAGTGGATCGTCAATGCGGCTCTGGTTTAGAAGCAATCAACTTGGCGTGTCGTTTAATTCAGAGCAGAGCTGGCAGTATTTATCTTGCGGGTGGTGTAGAGTCTGTAAGTCGTGCACCATGGAAAATACAGAAACCGCAATCATTATATGAAAAACAACCGCCAGAGATATATGAACGTGCACCTTTTACACCAACAGAATATGGAGATCCAAGTATGTTAGAAGCAGCAGAAAACGTGGCACAGATGTATCAAATTTCTCGTGAAAGACAGGATGACTGGGCAGCGCGGAGTCACAATTTATATCATCAATACCAAAGTGAGATTGTTCGTGAAATTACACCGTTAAAAGTACATGGGGAAATGCTGGAAGTTGATGAATCACCGAAACAAAATATAACAGCAGAACGTTTAGGACGACTTAAACCTGTATTTCCAGAAGGCACTGTAACTGTAGGGAATGCTTGTCCTAAGAGTGATGGAGCATCGCTTGTCTTAGTTATGTCTGAAACAAAAGCAAAAGAGCTGGGATTAATACCGAAATTGCGTTTTGTAGATAGTGAAGTAGCTGGAGTGAATCCTAAAGTATTAGGTATCGGACCTGTTCCTGCCGCCGAACGTACTTTAGAGCGACAAGGTTGGTCTGTATCGGATTTAGATTGGACTGCATTCAATGAAGCTTTTAGTTCTCAAGTGCTCGCATCTATCGATTTGTTAAGCTTGCAAGAAGCAAAAGTGAACCCTTATGGCGGTGCATTAGCAGAAGGACATCCATATGGTGCGAGCGGCGCAAATCTTGTAGCACGCTTAGTTACAATTCAAAAATATCACCTAGGAAATAAATTAATGGCTGCTATCGGTATCGGAGGCGGTATGGGTATAGCCAGCTTGTTTGAAAGTGTGAAATAG
- the arcD gene encoding arginine-ornithine antiporter — protein sequence MSEQLEQNKLSKTALIGLVIGSMIGGGAFNIISDMGSNAGGLAIIIGWIITAVGMISLAFVFQNLTNKRPDLDGGIYSYARAGFGDFVGFSSAWGYWFAAFLGNVAYATLLMSAVGNFFPIFKGGNTLPSIIVASILLWGVHFLILRGVETAALINSIVTVAKLIPIFLAIVCMLVAFHFDTFMAGFAGMKGNITLPLNFSNIMEQVKSTMLITVWVFTGIEGAVVFSGRAKTKKDVGTATVIGLLLVLIIYFLLTVLAQGVIEQGHISQLDQPSMASLLAHIVGPWGSTVVNIGLIISVLGAWLGWTLLAGELPFVVAKDKMFPKWFAKQNSNGAPVNSLLITNILVQLFLISMLFTESAYQFAFSLASSAILIPYAFSAFYQFKYTIQEDRKSHVQLVIGIISSIYAIWLIYAAGVDYLLLTMLLYIPGLFVYYTVQKNKGQKLITRDYVLMGFIVLFAIIGIIRLATGAVNVF from the coding sequence ATGAGCGAACAATTAGAACAAAATAAACTCAGTAAAACAGCTTTAATCGGTTTGGTCATTGGTTCGATGATTGGCGGCGGTGCCTTCAACATCATTTCAGATATGGGCAGCAATGCCGGCGGATTAGCGATTATTATTGGCTGGATTATTACTGCAGTTGGTATGATTTCACTAGCATTTGTATTCCAAAACTTAACAAATAAACGACCAGATTTAGATGGCGGAATATATAGTTATGCACGTGCAGGTTTCGGTGACTTTGTTGGTTTCTCTAGTGCATGGGGATACTGGTTTGCCGCATTCTTAGGAAACGTTGCATATGCGACATTGCTGATGTCAGCAGTCGGCAACTTCTTCCCGATATTTAAAGGTGGAAATACACTTCCAAGTATTATTGTGGCCTCTATCTTACTTTGGGGTGTACATTTCTTGATATTACGTGGTGTTGAAACAGCCGCGTTGATTAACAGTATAGTAACAGTTGCGAAGTTGATTCCAATCTTCCTGGCTATCGTATGTATGCTGGTAGCATTCCATTTTGACACTTTTATGGCAGGTTTTGCAGGTATGAAAGGCAACATTACTTTACCACTTAACTTTTCAAATATTATGGAACAAGTAAAAAGCACTATGTTGATTACTGTTTGGGTATTTACAGGTATTGAAGGAGCAGTTGTATTCTCAGGTCGTGCCAAAACTAAAAAAGATGTTGGTACAGCAACAGTTATTGGGCTTTTACTTGTGTTGATTATTTACTTCTTGTTAACAGTACTTGCACAAGGTGTAATTGAACAAGGACATATTTCACAATTAGATCAACCATCAATGGCTTCATTACTTGCTCACATTGTCGGACCTTGGGGTTCAACGGTTGTTAATATCGGTCTGATTATCTCAGTGCTCGGTGCATGGTTAGGTTGGACACTCCTAGCTGGAGAACTTCCTTTCGTTGTAGCAAAAGATAAAATGTTCCCTAAATGGTTCGCAAAACAAAATAGTAACGGCGCACCAGTAAACTCATTATTAATCACCAATATATTAGTACAGCTCTTCTTAATCAGTATGTTATTTACAGAAAGTGCTTATCAGTTCGCATTTTCACTCGCATCAAGTGCCATATTAATTCCATATGCATTCAGTGCTTTCTATCAATTTAAATATACGATTCAAGAAGATCGTAAGAGTCACGTTCAATTAGTTATCGGTATCATTTCATCAATTTATGCGATATGGCTCATTTACGCAGCAGGCGTGGACTACTTGTTGTTGACAATGTTGCTTTATATACCAGGACTTTTCGTATATTACACTGTTCAGAAAAATAAAGGTCAAAAATTAATTACACGTGATTATGTATTAATGGGCTTCATTGTTCTTTTCGCAATTATAGGTATTATCCGATTAGCAACAGGTGCGGTTAACGTATTTTAG
- the arcA gene encoding arginine deiminase encodes MTKQPINVNSEIGRLKTVLLKRPGKELENLVPNYLQRLLFDDIPFLKEAQAEHDQFAQLLRDEGVEVLYLEDLTAESIADPMVRGQFIEDVLSESKKTIQGHEEEIRNLFNSLTDQALVEKVMAGVRREDIQLETSHLTEYMRHPYPFYMDPLPNLYFTRDPQAFIGNGVSVNQMHWSARRRETLFIDYILKHHPRFADADIPIWYDRHMPYQMEGGDQLVLSKEVLAIGISERTSAPAVEEIARKIFEQPNSTFKKVIAIEIPNTRAFMHLDTVFTMIDYDKFTIHSAIQEMSDQFSIFIIEPDGDDIKITKSDSLKETLEEALHIENVELIPTGDGDPIIGPREQWNDGSNTLTIRPGVVVTYDRNFVSNQLLRDKGIKVLEIKGSELVRGRGGPRCMSQPIYREDI; translated from the coding sequence ATGACAAAGCAACCAATTAATGTAAACAGTGAAATCGGCAGGTTAAAGACGGTTTTGCTGAAACGTCCAGGTAAAGAATTAGAGAATTTAGTACCGAATTATTTACAAAGATTGTTGTTTGACGATATTCCATTTTTAAAAGAAGCGCAAGCAGAACATGACCAATTTGCACAATTGTTAAGAGATGAAGGGGTAGAAGTGCTTTATCTTGAAGATTTAACTGCAGAAAGTATAGCAGATCCGATGGTAAGAGGTCAGTTCATTGAAGATGTACTTTCAGAATCAAAAAAGACAATCCAAGGTCATGAAGAGGAAATACGTAACTTATTCAACTCACTCACAGATCAAGCACTTGTAGAAAAAGTAATGGCAGGTGTTAGAAGAGAAGATATACAACTTGAAACATCACATTTAACAGAATATATGCGACATCCATATCCATTTTATATGGATCCTTTACCTAACCTTTATTTTACAAGAGATCCACAAGCTTTTATTGGTAATGGTGTTTCTGTGAATCAAATGCATTGGTCGGCGAGACGTCGTGAGACATTATTCATTGATTATATCTTGAAGCATCATCCAAGATTTGCTGATGCAGATATACCTATTTGGTATGACCGCCATATGCCGTATCAAATGGAAGGCGGCGATCAATTAGTACTTTCAAAAGAAGTATTAGCAATCGGTATTTCAGAACGTACTTCTGCACCTGCTGTTGAAGAGATTGCGCGTAAAATTTTTGAACAACCGAATTCGACATTCAAAAAAGTTATTGCAATCGAAATTCCGAATACACGTGCATTCATGCATCTTGATACAGTATTTACAATGATTGATTACGACAAATTTACTATACATTCTGCTATTCAAGAGATGAGTGATCAATTCAGCATCTTTATTATCGAACCTGATGGTGATGATATTAAAATTACAAAATCAGACTCATTAAAAGAAACACTTGAAGAGGCATTGCATATCGAGAATGTTGAACTGATTCCAACAGGAGACGGCGATCCGATTATTGGACCGCGTGAACAATGGAATGACGGTTCTAATACACTGACAATCAGACCGGGTGTAGTGGTAACCTATGATCGAAATTTTGTATCTAACCAGTTACTACGTGATAAAGGAATTAAAGTACTTGAAATCAAAGGAAGCGAATTAGTACGTGGACGCGGGGGTCCGCGCTGTATGAGCCAACCTATTTATAGAGAAGATATTTAA
- a CDS encoding helix-turn-helix transcriptional regulator, giving the protein MEQSHRILSIYTRLIQQKVVNKEKLSQEWNVSPRTIQRDIDNIRNFLYDTDEWHGYRNEIIYNHHSASYIMNNTNEDNATSIYFLITLLQTVTPVVDQQVYNYLNLLIKTFHSKHENELLFQLEKLKVGNRYHALRNLTVANRAINQQQKLYLSEGQEITPLYIRYQGFTFNLVYHYKQKTMVTNLRKTDISFSPEHFTPHHSQKHYQQITFEMQTSLYESMQHFYENQIVKPSKDGYCIARFKMCAEDAVHLCFSCRKQIRILKPDNVRRKVLHQLLKLQETYMINNNPSDY; this is encoded by the coding sequence ATGGAACAATCTCATCGTATACTTAGTATTTATACACGTTTAATACAACAAAAAGTTGTAAATAAAGAAAAACTTTCTCAAGAGTGGAACGTATCTCCCCGCACCATCCAAAGAGATATTGATAATATTCGTAATTTCTTATATGATACCGACGAGTGGCATGGCTATAGAAATGAAATCATTTATAATCATCACTCTGCATCATATATTATGAATAATACGAATGAAGATAATGCCACTTCTATCTACTTTCTCATCACATTATTACAAACAGTAACACCAGTCGTTGATCAACAAGTCTATAACTATCTCAATTTATTAATTAAAACTTTTCATAGCAAACATGAAAATGAATTGCTATTTCAATTAGAAAAATTAAAAGTTGGCAATCGATATCACGCATTACGTAATTTGACCGTAGCCAATCGTGCTATTAACCAACAACAAAAATTATATTTGAGTGAGGGTCAAGAAATCACTCCTTTATACATCAGATATCAGGGTTTTACTTTCAACTTGGTTTATCATTATAAGCAAAAGACAATGGTAACAAATTTAAGGAAAACAGATATCTCATTTAGCCCAGAACATTTCACGCCTCATCATTCTCAAAAGCATTACCAACAGATTACTTTTGAGATGCAAACGTCATTATATGAATCAATGCAGCATTTTTATGAAAACCAAATCGTTAAACCCTCTAAAGACGGCTATTGTATCGCACGATTTAAAATGTGTGCTGAAGATGCAGTTCATCTTTGTTTTTCTTGTCGAAAACAAATCAGAATTTTAAAGCCAGACAATGTTCGACGCAAAGTCTTACATCAACTATTAAAATTGCAAGAAACATATATGATTAACAATAATCCCTCCGATTATTAA
- a CDS encoding ThiF family adenylyltransferase, which yields MIDNAHHSEKNSNNNIRSDERFSRQTRYTPFGNDGQKALENAHIMVMGAGALGSHLAEQLVRMGIGKLTIVDMDIVEISNLHRQALYDENDAIEMQPKVYALAEKLSQINSNVEIYPIYQEITPTNIEHMIKDASPDILLDGMDHFAIRFLFNEVCHKLHLPWVYGAAVGGKGSIYAIDFTGPCLRCLMQETPETAESCAINGVIPPVIMQVVSYQIAEVMRYLSGKRFSGKLITVEPFNIKQQSIDVSHLRNPDCPLCGNGEYERLGIAQPKWIEGSCGDTYVFRFKPQHFENAVLFPGNILKSNAFVKLLNIEGHSATLFKDGRMNVHGIENDNHAEKLYQQLLKSMK from the coding sequence ATGATAGATAACGCGCATCATTCTGAGAAAAATTCTAATAATAACATACGCTCAGATGAGCGCTTCAGTCGTCAAACACGCTATACTCCTTTTGGCAACGATGGACAAAAAGCTTTAGAAAATGCCCATATCATGGTAATGGGTGCTGGCGCATTAGGCAGTCATTTAGCAGAACAATTAGTACGCATGGGTATCGGTAAATTAACCATTGTAGACATGGACATCGTAGAAATATCTAATCTACATCGTCAAGCGCTCTATGATGAAAATGATGCAATAGAAATGCAACCGAAAGTTTATGCACTGGCAGAAAAATTATCACAAATTAATTCAAATGTTGAAATCTACCCGATTTATCAAGAAATCACACCTACGAATATTGAGCATATGATTAAAGATGCTTCACCAGATATACTGCTAGATGGGATGGATCACTTTGCGATACGTTTTTTATTTAATGAAGTGTGCCATAAACTCCATTTACCATGGGTCTATGGTGCGGCAGTAGGAGGAAAAGGATCCATTTATGCGATTGATTTCACTGGACCATGTTTACGCTGTCTAATGCAAGAAACACCTGAAACCGCAGAAAGTTGCGCAATTAATGGTGTCATTCCACCTGTTATCATGCAAGTGGTCAGTTATCAAATCGCTGAAGTCATGCGCTATTTATCCGGCAAAAGATTTTCAGGTAAATTAATTACTGTTGAGCCTTTTAATATAAAACAACAAAGTATCGATGTCAGTCATTTACGAAATCCTGATTGCCCTTTATGCGGTAACGGTGAGTACGAACGCCTTGGTATTGCCCAACCCAAATGGATAGAAGGCAGTTGCGGTGATACTTATGTATTTCGTTTCAAACCTCAACATTTTGAAAATGCAGTGCTTTTCCCAGGCAATATTTTAAAGTCCAATGCCTTTGTAAAATTACTGAATATTGAGGGTCATTCAGCGACGTTGTTTAAAGATGGACGCATGAATGTACATGGAATAGAGAATGACAATCACGCAGAAAAATTATATCAACAATTATTAAAATCCATGAAATAG
- a CDS encoding Crp/Fnr family transcriptional regulator, which produces MSKVTENYQSSIQTLSKILEVPSGLLVPHLSEIYVRNYEKGQVIYYQGSEADSIYLLIEGYISREQLNENGDNYLMLNRDSTLFPINHLFEQDHYEETCTALTDALIVRIPKNLIEYLSKNNEDTFVKIFKLLRREEQVCMNRNMALMGRNAEQKVVNTLRTLCDTIGDDQGAYYEIDKVMTVTLLSSLASVSREKASHVVRDLSNKNLVLKNYQTWTISKSL; this is translated from the coding sequence ATGAGCAAAGTAACAGAGAATTACCAATCATCTATTCAAACATTATCTAAAATTTTAGAAGTGCCATCAGGACTGCTCGTTCCTCATCTTTCTGAAATTTATGTTCGGAATTATGAAAAGGGACAAGTCATTTATTATCAAGGTTCAGAAGCAGATAGTATTTATTTATTAATTGAAGGCTACATTTCTCGTGAACAGTTGAATGAAAATGGCGATAACTACTTAATGTTGAATCGTGATAGTACACTATTTCCAATCAACCATCTTTTCGAACAAGATCATTACGAGGAGACTTGCACAGCACTGACCGATGCGTTGATTGTACGTATACCTAAAAATCTAATTGAATATTTGAGTAAAAATAATGAAGATACTTTTGTAAAAATATTCAAGTTGTTGCGTCGTGAAGAACAAGTATGTATGAATCGCAATATGGCATTGATGGGACGTAATGCCGAACAAAAAGTTGTTAATACCTTACGTACACTTTGCGATACGATCGGTGACGACCAAGGTGCATATTATGAAATAGATAAAGTGATGACAGTGACATTGCTGAGTAGTTTGGCAAGTGTATCCAGAGAAAAAGCCAGTCATGTTGTCAGGGATTTAAGTAATAAAAATCTCGTGTTAAAAAATTATCAGACTTGGACTATCAGCAAGTCGTTATAA
- a CDS encoding AMP-binding protein, with product MKDISKVMLQTENSILMRNTFERNLEKEAAYIEEWCHTHPQHFNQRVGISIVDPVRFFTVYRAVQIAGKLPVILDPKWTSEQFKEILNHYEITYLITDEEKDINHIQQLSVKTLDEHHSNEMKLSKIQRPPEDMLHIGFTSGTTGMPKAYYRNRFSWVVSYDANDAILNEVPPSIIAPGPLAHSLTLYALMYAHHHSVPCYMQTHYHPKQLLQQLQNHSGAAVFLVPSILEQILQFDATELSNIKVTFLTSGAKLEPHTIERFQEKIPHSEVIEFFGTSEASFISYHRVHDYQPHNVGQLFKGVTIKLSDDSGKVLPKLTSIGQLHVQSEMVFSGYVDGAHVTAQDDIATGDYARMTEDGDLILEGRVNNKCIIGGMNVYPEEVERVIMQHIPVNHVMVGALPHYELGEVLIAYYESTETLDIPTVKKRLRAHLERYKVPMRWIKVPHMIWTSSGKIARRAMKEEFGRRNTRKG from the coding sequence ATGAAAGACATATCAAAAGTAATGTTACAGACTGAAAATTCGATATTAATGCGTAATACTTTTGAAAGAAATTTAGAAAAAGAGGCAGCATACATAGAAGAATGGTGTCATACACATCCACAACATTTTAACCAGAGAGTTGGTATCAGTATCGTTGATCCAGTTCGCTTTTTTACTGTGTATCGCGCAGTACAAATAGCTGGGAAGTTGCCTGTAATTTTAGATCCGAAATGGACAAGTGAACAATTTAAAGAAATTTTAAATCATTATGAAATCACGTATCTGATTACAGATGAAGAAAAAGATATTAATCATATCCAACAATTGTCTGTAAAAACTTTAGATGAACATCACAGTAATGAGATGAAGTTATCGAAAATTCAGAGACCGCCTGAAGATATGCTGCATATTGGTTTTACTTCAGGAACTACTGGAATGCCCAAAGCATATTATCGCAATCGTTTTTCATGGGTAGTAAGTTATGATGCCAATGATGCGATTTTAAATGAGGTACCTCCTTCAATCATTGCACCAGGACCACTAGCTCACTCATTAACGCTTTATGCATTGATGTATGCGCATCACCATAGTGTGCCTTGCTACATGCAAACACATTATCATCCAAAACAATTGCTGCAACAATTACAAAACCATTCAGGAGCAGCAGTGTTTTTAGTGCCGTCTATATTAGAACAAATATTGCAGTTTGATGCGACAGAATTATCAAATATAAAGGTTACCTTTTTAACGTCTGGTGCTAAATTAGAACCGCATACTATTGAGAGATTTCAAGAAAAAATACCGCACTCTGAAGTAATTGAATTCTTTGGAACCAGCGAAGCAAGTTTCATTTCTTATCATCGAGTTCATGATTATCAACCACATAATGTAGGGCAATTGTTTAAGGGTGTGACAATTAAATTGAGCGATGATTCTGGAAAGGTTCTTCCCAAGCTCACATCTATAGGACAACTTCATGTACAAAGTGAGATGGTGTTTTCGGGCTATGTAGATGGTGCTCATGTTACTGCCCAAGATGATATTGCGACTGGTGATTATGCAAGAATGACAGAAGATGGTGACTTGATATTAGAGGGACGTGTCAATAATAAATGTATTATTGGAGGGATGAACGTCTATCCTGAAGAGGTAGAGCGAGTTATTATGCAGCATATCCCAGTTAATCATGTCATGGTAGGTGCATTGCCACATTATGAATTAGGTGAAGTGCTGATTGCTTATTACGAAAGTACAGAAACACTTGATATACCCACTGTTAAAAAGAGATTGAGAGCACATCTTGAACGATACAAAGTGCCTATGCGCTGGATTAAAGTTCCGCACATGATATGGACTTCGAGTGGAAAAATAGCACGTCGAGCAATGAAAGAAGAATTTGGACGAAGAAATACTAGAAAAGGGTGA
- a CDS encoding arginine repressor produces the protein MDKEKRLELIKLLLKNNKISTVRELSEILEAQYNLIFSMTTVAKDLQYLNVTKVPNGANQSYYVLPEKNSAKSYREAFKKYRQDSVNSIIVKDSYILIKTEPGFARTINYCIDQMQLPHVLGTVSGNDVIMVLLKSPEEAEYVKYLLLET, from the coding sequence ATGGACAAAGAAAAACGTCTTGAATTAATTAAATTATTACTAAAAAACAATAAAATTTCGACTGTTCGTGAGTTATCAGAAATTTTGGAGGCACAATATAATTTGATTTTCAGTATGACAACTGTGGCAAAAGACTTGCAGTATCTCAATGTCACGAAAGTCCCAAATGGCGCGAATCAATCATATTATGTATTACCAGAAAAAAATTCTGCCAAAAGCTATCGTGAAGCATTCAAAAAATATCGACAAGATAGTGTTAATTCAATTATTGTCAAAGATAGTTATATCTTAATTAAAACAGAACCCGGCTTTGCCCGTACAATCAACTATTGTATTGATCAAATGCAATTGCCGCATGTATTAGGTACAGTAAGTGGCAATGATGTCATTATGGTGCTGTTAAAATCACCAGAAGAAGCTGAATATGTAAAATACCTTTTATTAGAAACTTAA